A window of the Gossypium hirsutum isolate 1008001.06 chromosome A03, Gossypium_hirsutum_v2.1, whole genome shotgun sequence genome harbors these coding sequences:
- the LOC107886190 gene encoding uncharacterized protein isoform X1 has translation MADVIYHAMSFIDLQFPNGQLTYVSYEGLTTSAFLPLCGGLLQAQGLYPGEMRYSFSCKNKWGTRITPMVLWPDKSFALGLSQALAWKRSGLMMKLSIQFRVRAF, from the exons ATGGCAGATGTGATCTACCATGCTAtg TCATTTATAGATTTGCAATTTCCAAATGGACAGTTGACCTACGTATCTTATGAGGGGCTGACAACAAGTGCTTTCCTTCCTCTTTGTGGGGGCCTTCTTCAGGCTCAGGGCCTATACCCAGGGGAAATGAGATATAGTTTCTCATGCAAG AATAAATGGGGAACTCGTATCACACCAATGGTTCTATGGCCTGACAAATCATTTGCACTGGGTCTTTCACAAGCCTTGGCTTGGAAGCGGTCTGGGCTCATGATGAAGCTATCCATTCAATTTAG AGTTCGGGCGTTCTAA
- the LOC107886190 gene encoding uncharacterized protein isoform X2: MFTLLSFIQSFIDLQFPNGQLTYVSYEGLTTSAFLPLCGGLLQAQGLYPGEMRYSFSCKNKWGTRITPMVLWPDKSFALGLSQALAWKRSGLMMKLSIQFRVRAF; the protein is encoded by the exons ATGTTTACTCTCCTTTCTTTTATTCAGTCATTTATAGATTTGCAATTTCCAAATGGACAGTTGACCTACGTATCTTATGAGGGGCTGACAACAAGTGCTTTCCTTCCTCTTTGTGGGGGCCTTCTTCAGGCTCAGGGCCTATACCCAGGGGAAATGAGATATAGTTTCTCATGCAAG AATAAATGGGGAACTCGTATCACACCAATGGTTCTATGGCCTGACAAATCATTTGCACTGGGTCTTTCACAAGCCTTGGCTTGGAAGCGGTCTGGGCTCATGATGAAGCTATCCATTCAATTTAG AGTTCGGGCGTTCTAA